A portion of the bacterium genome contains these proteins:
- a CDS encoding DUF3387 domain-containing protein yields the protein MGGRPDPLEVNDSAVKVFGYQTLRLVAQELVKAVRNSVTINWTVRENVRASIHAIIKRILRNYGYPPGKQARATDIALAQAEVLCMGWIVAA from the coding sequence ATTGGGGGCAGACCAGATCCACTCGAGGTGAATGATAGTGCGGTTAAGGTGTTCGGTTACCAGACACTTCGATTAGTCGCTCAGGAGCTTGTAAAGGCCGTACGAAATAGTGTGACCATTAATTGGACCGTACGTGAGAACGTAAGAGCGAGCATCCATGCTATTATTAAGCGGATACTACGGAATTATGGCTATCCACCTGGCAAGCAGGCGAGGGCTACCGATATTGCTCTGGCACAAGCTGAAGTCCTATGCATGGGATGGATTGTGGCCGCATAA
- a CDS encoding serine/threonine protein kinase, whose product MSILSEGDHIRGSYRIERMIGEGAFAEVYRVQHRFLGRQAMKVFKDEVESLEDVERMLSEAVLLSKIGHPNVIRVFDADVLERKDGHFGFFTMEYVPGGSLDSYWRSYRNSLMPVKDAVEILQQVCAGIGLAHSENPPIVHRDIKPQNILIGYDGSGTRVRVGDFGLAKRVNPLTLLVSARGTLGFKPPESFENMDSPAADVWSLGTTLYLLLTDSFPYPELVDRDIAKGVTNLGKARPPSFYNAIVDEWLDSIVSKCLYLDPAARYPTAIDLGRDLIRWQNESDQEETSKRVFVESGSSKDILGSNKEMGKSGDAKIKASRALELAKQPGRLTEAADLLEEAITKLPDIRAQYEPLIRLWRRGICM is encoded by the coding sequence ATGTCAATACTAAGCGAGGGCGATCACATACGCGGATCCTACCGGATTGAGCGGATGATTGGGGAAGGTGCGTTCGCCGAAGTTTACCGCGTGCAGCACCGGTTCTTAGGCCGTCAAGCCATGAAAGTGTTCAAGGATGAAGTCGAATCCCTTGAAGATGTCGAGCGTATGCTCTCCGAGGCTGTACTGCTCTCCAAAATCGGGCACCCCAACGTGATTCGCGTTTTTGATGCAGACGTTCTTGAACGTAAAGATGGTCATTTTGGCTTTTTTACGATGGAATACGTCCCTGGAGGCAGCCTTGACAGTTACTGGAGGTCCTATCGCAATTCCTTGATGCCTGTGAAAGATGCAGTTGAAATCCTACAGCAAGTATGCGCGGGAATCGGTCTTGCTCATTCAGAGAATCCCCCGATTGTCCACCGTGATATTAAGCCACAAAACATACTAATAGGTTATGATGGCAGCGGCACTCGGGTTCGCGTGGGCGACTTTGGCCTAGCCAAACGAGTTAATCCTCTAACGTTATTGGTGAGTGCGCGAGGAACCCTTGGATTCAAGCCACCAGAATCATTCGAGAATATGGACTCACCGGCTGCTGATGTTTGGTCTCTCGGCACCACGTTGTATCTGTTATTGACAGATTCGTTCCCTTACCCCGAGCTTGTCGACCGAGACATAGCGAAAGGAGTCACGAATTTAGGGAAGGCACGTCCGCCAAGCTTCTATAATGCAATTGTGGATGAATGGTTGGACTCAATCGTTTCTAAATGCCTTTACTTAGATCCAGCCGCACGCTATCCAACAGCAATTGATCTTGGTCGAGACCTGATAAGGTGGCAAAACGAAAGTGATCAAGAAGAAACATCAAAACGCGTTTTCGTGGAGTCCGGTAGCTCAAAGGACATTCTTGGATCGAACAAGGAAATGGGAAAGTCGGGTGATGCGAAGATCAAGGCTAGTCGCGCACTGGAGTTAGCGAAGCAACCGGGGAGGCTTACGGAAGCCGCTGACCTGCTCGAGGAGGCAATTACCAAGCTACCTGACATACGTGCACAGTATGAGCCGCTGATTCGGCTGTGGCGCCGTGGCATATGTATGTAA
- a CDS encoding transposase yields the protein MSSGSPSEYSYIEYFNCRLKEILKGEIFYTVKQAQVQITQWRAHYNTVRLHSVSRLFAN from the coding sequence TTGTCTTCTGGCAGCCCTTCGGAGTACAGCTACATTGAGTACTTCAACTGCAGGCTGAAGGAAATCTTGAAAGGCGAGATCTTCTATACAGTAAAGCAGGCGCAGGTCCAGATCACGCAGTGGCGAGCGCATTACAACACGGTCAGACTGCACAGCGTGTCGAGATTATTCGCGAACTAA
- a CDS encoding ATP-binding protein translates to MNKVTLRPWTELVRLHPDVESGALNDSDFAIDLGAIAENSPTLPAVYRDPQAFFGATYITTDLSRLLDEVLASLAGKGKYNRVLKLRTPFGGGKSHTLATLLHAARSRMKLTGVPELEGYAKPDNVAVAVFDGEKFSAKMKEMVEGVTIQTMWGWIAWQIDPKKAWPIAEPFDRDRVSMSGDDIRKLLTVGANGRPVLILIDELLKYAERAGAVVIGDSTMQRQVKDFIGNLTVEVANSSNWAMVYSLPWSNSKEALNHLSLFQELDHIADRVDQLREPVQGDEVLHVIKKRLLGGTPPDDAAQKAADVYSGIVSGMQRSHSETDAGRRQAEEEGIALRDRIQKAYPFHPALIDAMKDRWASLDAYQRTRGAIRFIGRVLHAMKKEGTTASLIGPGDIPLKSAEVRLQMLKELGAQNDYDAAISQDITGPSARAKQIDDRLARETPSLANVRPATRLATAILVYSFGGLKRTGKDESEHLPPGVTESELLAVCVGPDLDNITAKSVLADLKNLCVYLHYDGVRYCFKKDPNVVKLIEDEQKIVTEKEVLDRVRKQLFDKLAGQKSAIVWPEDSTKIPDGEPQFLLGYMPLDFAVLPSDEQQKQAMTLLFQYGNKPRRYRNGLGLVVPDKRMAEGIKRAIRSVIAIERVDSKRKSLRLTDQQVDELKERRRTDELAAESAFKDLYNSVWLPIMNETESGRAEGIEKVTNTGRPLQSTEIHNRVMELLTIGKQQVFSTVTPRKMTERIGFGEVGPDGQPRLGLLVANVVDSFYGILGFHEPPRLESAAAIRKAVVKGVQEGLFGYTSGNTPTLGTSGKFDVNPNRVVLNRMMSEDEVDIESGFIIVPTAIPTPETPVTTSSGDTPNVSGGVDSGGDTTRGASITVDGPVLGGSAIQPPGGQKVESIPAVTIKFRANSDQVFKVFKAVANLADQSDEGKVTVTIEGRSSQGIKVSWLRNAVEEPLDEADVERLS, encoded by the coding sequence ATGAACAAAGTAACTCTTCGCCCTTGGACAGAACTCGTCCGCCTTCATCCTGATGTCGAATCAGGGGCACTGAACGATTCCGATTTTGCTATTGACCTCGGAGCTATTGCAGAAAATAGTCCGACACTTCCAGCTGTCTATCGGGATCCGCAAGCCTTTTTCGGTGCAACCTACATCACGACCGATCTTTCGCGATTGCTTGATGAAGTGCTCGCATCGTTAGCGGGGAAAGGCAAATACAATCGTGTCCTGAAACTGCGCACACCGTTTGGTGGGGGTAAGTCACATACCCTTGCCACGTTGTTGCACGCCGCAAGATCGCGGATGAAATTGACTGGCGTCCCAGAACTTGAAGGCTATGCCAAACCGGACAACGTGGCTGTGGCTGTGTTCGACGGCGAGAAGTTCAGCGCGAAGATGAAGGAGATGGTGGAAGGTGTTACAATCCAAACGATGTGGGGTTGGATTGCGTGGCAGATAGATCCGAAAAAGGCATGGCCTATTGCGGAGCCTTTTGATCGAGACCGCGTTTCGATGAGCGGTGATGACATTCGCAAGCTCCTGACTGTTGGTGCCAACGGTCGTCCTGTTTTGATCTTGATCGACGAACTATTGAAGTACGCGGAGCGGGCTGGCGCCGTAGTCATTGGTGATTCCACTATGCAGCGGCAAGTGAAAGACTTCATCGGAAACCTGACGGTTGAAGTTGCGAATAGCAGTAACTGGGCGATGGTGTATTCCTTGCCATGGAGCAACAGCAAAGAAGCACTGAACCATCTTTCGCTATTCCAGGAACTCGACCATATTGCTGACCGAGTGGATCAATTGCGCGAGCCTGTGCAAGGCGACGAGGTCTTGCATGTCATTAAGAAAAGGCTTTTGGGCGGGACACCACCTGACGACGCTGCACAGAAAGCGGCCGATGTTTACAGTGGAATAGTAAGCGGCATGCAACGATCGCATTCCGAGACTGATGCCGGGCGACGACAGGCAGAGGAAGAAGGCATTGCACTGCGGGACCGCATTCAGAAAGCCTATCCCTTCCATCCTGCTCTGATAGACGCAATGAAAGACCGTTGGGCATCGCTTGATGCATATCAGCGTACACGTGGCGCGATTCGCTTCATCGGTCGTGTGCTACATGCGATGAAGAAAGAAGGCACCACAGCATCATTGATTGGTCCGGGCGACATTCCGCTGAAGTCGGCTGAAGTTCGTTTGCAGATGCTGAAGGAGCTTGGCGCACAGAACGACTACGATGCCGCGATTTCACAAGACATTACTGGACCGTCGGCTCGGGCAAAACAGATTGATGACCGTTTGGCCAGGGAAACGCCGTCACTTGCAAATGTGCGACCGGCCACTAGACTCGCAACGGCAATTCTGGTTTATTCGTTTGGCGGGCTGAAGCGAACTGGCAAAGACGAATCGGAACATCTTCCTCCAGGAGTCACCGAGAGTGAGTTGCTTGCAGTGTGTGTTGGTCCTGATTTAGACAATATCACGGCAAAGTCGGTGCTGGCCGACTTGAAGAATCTATGCGTCTATCTGCACTATGACGGCGTTCGCTACTGCTTCAAGAAAGACCCAAACGTCGTCAAGCTGATTGAAGACGAGCAAAAGATTGTAACAGAGAAAGAAGTTCTTGACCGCGTTCGGAAACAACTGTTTGATAAACTTGCCGGTCAAAAAAGCGCCATTGTTTGGCCTGAAGACTCAACGAAAATCCCGGATGGTGAACCGCAGTTTCTATTAGGCTACATGCCGCTTGATTTTGCAGTGTTACCATCAGATGAGCAACAAAAGCAGGCAATGACACTGTTGTTTCAGTATGGGAATAAACCAAGACGGTATCGAAATGGTCTCGGTCTTGTCGTACCAGATAAGCGTATGGCAGAGGGCATAAAAAGAGCGATTCGGTCAGTCATCGCAATAGAACGTGTTGACTCGAAACGCAAATCGCTTAGGCTAACCGACCAGCAAGTTGATGAATTGAAGGAGAGAAGACGTACGGATGAACTTGCAGCCGAGTCCGCCTTCAAGGATCTTTACAATTCTGTTTGGTTGCCGATTATGAATGAAACTGAAAGTGGAAGGGCCGAAGGTATCGAGAAGGTTACCAACACTGGCAGACCGCTGCAATCTACAGAGATTCACAATCGTGTGATGGAGTTGTTGACGATTGGCAAACAACAAGTGTTTTCCACAGTCACACCGAGAAAGATGACTGAACGAATAGGCTTTGGTGAAGTTGGCCCCGATGGGCAGCCACGACTCGGACTATTGGTTGCGAATGTTGTGGACAGTTTCTATGGAATCCTCGGTTTCCACGAACCTCCGCGCTTGGAGTCGGCAGCTGCGATACGAAAGGCTGTCGTGAAAGGTGTACAAGAAGGTCTGTTCGGATACACGAGCGGCAACACTCCTACTCTTGGAACGTCAGGGAAGTTCGATGTCAATCCGAATCGCGTTGTGCTTAATCGCATGATGTCCGAGGATGAGGTAGATATCGAATCAGGTTTCATCATCGTTCCGACCGCAATTCCGACTCCAGAAACACCCGTGACGACGTCTTCCGGTGATACTCCCAATGTGTCAGGAGGAGTCGATTCCGGCGGCGACACTACTCGCGGGGCTTCAATCACGGTCGATGGACCTGTGTTAGGAGGTAGCGCAATTCAGCCACCTGGTGGTCAAAAGGTTGAAAGCATACCTGCAGTCACGATAAAGTTCCGGGCAAATAGTGACCAGGTCTTCAAGGTATTTAAGGCCGTTGCAAATCTGGCAGACCAAAGTGATGAAGGAAAAGTCACCGTCACGATTGAAGGACGTTCAAGTCAAGGCATCAAGGTAAGCTGGCTGCGAAATGCCGTCGAGGAACCATTGGATGAAGCCGATGTAGAGAGGTTGAGTTAA